A window of Asterias rubens chromosome 22, eAstRub1.3, whole genome shotgun sequence contains these coding sequences:
- the LOC117304934 gene encoding ETS-related transcription factor Elf-3-like, with translation MEGPLHFYQSGIVCTSEGSLYGAEFDDGQQECELDHVKESACPESILNFILDADMLRKTQEDKLDARFRLGVPPDPLDWTVDHVNSWVTWLTTTFDLPIFGDFRVKLYDCPLDGRTLTQWSSDDFCRLFGPNGDLIHENFRRWLNDFPESREMQDDLYGVQKDIYRLEDIKHKLINTLAGTQPLMQSDWGSNMSSPAPLSPPMSDDFASHDIDSSQPRCLTNEVTSTTFNWLPLTVRGYPRNDSDVTASSLIIEPDLEMGVSSVSRPKRKRGRPRKPKTPKQKRSQPILYKFILAHLNNPSMHHVLEWVNKQSGVFRFHSARKDDFAEMWGRYKGNREQMTYQNMARALRNYTRGKTKVMERVKRKLHYKFCQDFIL, from the exons ATGGAGGGACCGCTCCATTTCTACCAATCAGGAATCGTCTGTACCTCGGAGGGATCCCTGTACGGGGCTGAATTCGACGATGGTCAGCAGGAATGCGAGCTGGATCACGTGAAG GAGAGCGCATGTCCGGAATCCATCTTGAATTTTATTCTAGACGCAGATATGTTACGTAAGACGCAAGAGGACAAGCTGGACGCCAGATTTCGACTGGGTGTTCCCCCAG ATCCACTTGATTGGACAGTTGACCACGTGAACTCTTGGGTCACGTGGCTAACCACGACCTTTGACCTGCCGATCTTCGGAGACTTTCGGGTCAAACTCTACGATTGTCCGCTGGACGGCCGAACGCTGACCCAATGGTCAAGCGACGATTTCTGTAGGCTGTTCGGACCGAATGGCGACCTGATACACGAAAACTTCCGAAGGTGGTTGAATG ACTTTCCCGAAAGTCGAGAGATGCAGGATGATTTATACGGGGTACAGAAAGATATATATCGACTCGAAGACATCAAACACAAGCTAATCAACACGTTAGCAGGAACACAA CCTTTGATGCAATCTGATTGGGGTTCGAACATGAGTAGCCCCGCCCCGCTCTCTCCACCAATGAGCGACGACTTTGCGTCACATGACATCGACAGCAGCCAACCACGATGCCTCACCAACGAGGTGACGTCAACAACGTTCAATTGGCTGCCACTCACGGTCAGAGGTTATCCGAGGAACGATAGTGACGTCACAGCTTCGTCACTGATCATTGAGCCCGACCTAGAGATGGGCGTGTCCTCCGTGTCACGGCCGAAGAGAAAGAGGGGGCGGCCAAGGAAACCCAAGACACCAAAACAAA AACGAAGCCAGCCAATCCTGTACAAGTTCATTCTGGCACACCTGAACAATCCCAGCATGCATCACGTCCTCGAGTGGGTCAATAAACAAAGTGGCGTCTTCCGTTTCCATTCGGCGAGGAAAGATGATTTTGCCGAGATGTGGGGGCGCTATAAGGGGAACAGGGAGCAGATGACGTATCAAAACATGGCGAGGGCTCTACGGAACTACACCAGAGGGAAGACAAAGGTGATGGAGAGAGTCAAGCGAAAGTTACATtacaagttttgtcaagattttATCTTGTAA